One Coraliomargarita parva DNA segment encodes these proteins:
- a CDS encoding sensor histidine kinase — protein sequence MTILSAACISLVCFSATLSGSNTKVIPLSEYVVKSLTTEEGLPMDQLNFIATSKEGYLWIASFEGLIRYDGHDFDLISHRDYATLRGGVFDLKIDKSNIVWGFDTNARYLFRYNEGSLKTWETAEFSNVVDFTLFLNWEGHVLLLGDSRFYQIVDDQLVEYPVAGIEGLRIYDAVFAPNGNLWIADYDGGVFRIKDGIRTEFDMSVYGSALDRAQRLEGDGEGGLWVITASNDLLHYDGKEWNLIQVPELKNAGRCRDLLSETNGSLWIGMESGMYRYNAGGIEKLKPLDDPIDDNVLSITQTPEGSIAYTTFNKGLKILQKGLFKTYTGKNGLRGGIVRCILKCPKGNYFIGSNKGVSRIFKGQVFHEYHELDGIDVTDIVALENGEVYFATYGKGLYRWKDDKMQNYLQEDGLLSDTIYRIAQGPDGKLWLATYSGACTFDGESFETPETNQTLPDHLAISLFRDSRDRMWYSIASGGLAYVKDGTLHSITKDTKLENVTVFHLSEDSDGILWAGYSGGILRVEKDRMTAYDLTGFFPRTNIFHVWNDGRGSLWLSTNSGLYRLDAKPFDGNPLQGSVDYKSYLKSDGLPSNNATALSHALTLEDEFWIPFNQGVCIVAPDEFEPDSYDPHVLIENITVNDQTLLDFPNKNISGLLLPPGLRQLNVNYSAPLFQASKRIQFKRRLLGFDNDWKETQRRDATYTNLPPGNYTFEVAVVTDNQKDEYTHVASIQFKVQPYFYETVWFYAICCIVAAILIYAFIYLRLHNSRVQQHKLSALVRARTRELEERSEELLVARDQAQSANRMKSEFIANISHEIRTPMNSIIGFATILNDELVDHSHRRYVNSVLNSGKTLLTLINDLLDISKIEANKLELYPHPTQLVELCSSVLEMFEPQVARRDIELKFTSSDDTPEYVMIDDARLRQVLVNLIGNAVKFTDKGMIELEIECMKWHESRVHLRITISDTGEGIEQGKLDSIFDSFEQIKGNKYRKGQGGSGLGLSISKRLTELMGGSILVESTPGQGSRFILDFNSLEFVQDRQESNSKRVPRTSPSPFPPVNLDDTLHALKKSLYECMNTDNCSYTDKKVFFHICERTLMPGLKILDLERMERAGSEIQGLNLSLRHSCLDQLIEEIHACGEELRVERSRALREMLIQLIQEYDAG from the coding sequence GTGACGATCCTGTCGGCTGCCTGCATCAGTCTCGTCTGCTTCAGCGCCACACTGTCCGGATCCAATACGAAGGTCATCCCACTCAGCGAGTACGTGGTCAAATCCCTCACCACGGAAGAGGGACTGCCCATGGATCAGCTGAATTTTATCGCCACCTCGAAAGAGGGTTATCTCTGGATCGCCAGTTTCGAAGGCTTGATCCGTTATGACGGACACGATTTCGACCTGATTTCGCACCGTGATTACGCCACGCTCCGGGGAGGTGTCTTTGACCTGAAAATCGACAAATCGAATATTGTCTGGGGCTTTGATACCAATGCTCGCTACCTCTTTCGCTATAACGAAGGCAGCTTGAAAACCTGGGAAACCGCCGAGTTCAGCAACGTGGTGGACTTCACCCTTTTTCTCAACTGGGAAGGTCATGTCCTCCTCCTGGGAGACAGCCGGTTCTACCAAATCGTAGACGATCAACTGGTCGAATATCCGGTGGCAGGTATCGAGGGCCTGCGCATCTATGACGCAGTCTTTGCCCCGAACGGAAACCTCTGGATCGCCGATTACGACGGAGGGGTTTTCCGCATTAAAGATGGCATACGGACCGAATTCGATATGTCCGTCTACGGGTCGGCCCTGGACCGGGCCCAGCGTCTGGAAGGTGACGGCGAAGGCGGTCTCTGGGTTATCACCGCCAGTAATGACCTCCTGCATTATGATGGCAAGGAATGGAATCTAATCCAGGTTCCCGAGTTGAAGAATGCGGGACGATGCCGGGACCTTTTGAGCGAAACAAACGGCAGCCTCTGGATCGGAATGGAAAGCGGGATGTACCGCTACAATGCAGGCGGAATCGAAAAATTGAAGCCGCTCGATGATCCCATTGACGACAACGTCTTGTCGATTACCCAGACACCGGAAGGCAGCATCGCGTATACAACCTTTAACAAGGGACTCAAGATCCTCCAGAAAGGCTTGTTCAAGACTTACACCGGCAAGAACGGCCTGCGCGGCGGTATTGTGCGCTGCATCCTGAAGTGCCCGAAAGGCAACTATTTCATCGGCTCAAATAAAGGCGTGAGTCGTATCTTCAAAGGACAGGTGTTTCATGAATATCACGAGCTTGATGGCATTGATGTAACCGATATCGTCGCTCTTGAAAACGGTGAGGTCTACTTTGCGACCTACGGCAAAGGCCTATACCGTTGGAAAGACGACAAGATGCAGAACTACTTGCAAGAAGACGGCTTGCTCTCCGACACGATCTATCGCATTGCCCAAGGACCGGATGGAAAACTGTGGCTCGCCACATATTCCGGTGCCTGTACCTTTGATGGTGAAAGCTTTGAAACCCCGGAAACCAATCAGACCCTGCCTGACCACCTGGCAATTTCACTCTTCCGTGACAGCCGGGACCGCATGTGGTATTCCATCGCTTCTGGCGGTTTGGCTTACGTCAAGGACGGCACACTCCACAGCATCACCAAGGATACAAAGCTCGAAAACGTTACCGTTTTTCACCTAAGCGAAGACTCCGACGGTATTCTTTGGGCAGGGTACAGCGGGGGCATTCTACGTGTGGAAAAAGATCGTATGACGGCCTATGACCTGACCGGGTTCTTTCCACGTACAAATATCTTTCATGTCTGGAATGATGGCCGGGGTTCCCTATGGCTGTCCACCAATTCCGGCCTCTACCGCTTGGACGCCAAGCCTTTTGACGGAAATCCCCTGCAGGGCAGCGTCGACTACAAGAGCTACCTGAAATCGGATGGCCTGCCTTCAAATAACGCTACAGCACTCTCCCACGCACTCACGCTGGAGGATGAATTCTGGATACCGTTCAATCAGGGGGTCTGTATCGTTGCTCCGGATGAGTTCGAGCCGGACAGTTATGATCCGCATGTCTTGATCGAAAATATCACGGTGAACGACCAGACACTGCTGGATTTTCCGAACAAGAACATAAGCGGCTTGCTCCTACCTCCCGGACTCCGCCAACTCAACGTCAATTACAGTGCTCCGCTTTTCCAAGCGAGCAAGCGGATACAGTTCAAGCGCCGCTTGCTGGGATTTGATAACGATTGGAAGGAAACACAGCGGCGCGATGCCACCTATACAAACCTGCCACCCGGCAACTACACTTTTGAAGTCGCCGTCGTAACAGACAACCAAAAGGACGAGTACACACATGTCGCCTCGATTCAATTCAAGGTACAGCCTTACTTCTATGAAACTGTCTGGTTCTATGCGATCTGCTGCATAGTCGCTGCCATCCTCATCTATGCATTCATCTATTTGCGTCTGCATAATTCCAGAGTACAGCAACACAAACTCAGTGCCCTCGTGCGCGCCCGTACCCGTGAGTTGGAAGAAAGGAGCGAAGAACTGTTGGTGGCCCGTGACCAGGCACAGTCGGCAAACAGGATGAAAAGTGAATTCATCGCCAATATCAGCCATGAAATCCGGACCCCTATGAATTCGATCATCGGGTTTGCCACGATCCTCAACGATGAACTGGTTGACCATTCGCATCGCCGCTATGTCAACTCGGTGCTGAATTCCGGGAAAACCCTTCTCACATTGATTAACGATCTGTTGGATATCTCCAAGATCGAAGCCAATAAGTTGGAGCTGTACCCGCACCCGACCCAGTTGGTCGAACTGTGCTCCAGCGTGCTGGAAATGTTCGAACCACAGGTCGCAAGACGTGACATTGAATTGAAGTTCACCAGCAGCGACGATACCCCCGAGTATGTGATGATTGACGATGCGCGCCTGCGCCAGGTCCTTGTCAACCTGATCGGGAATGCGGTCAAGTTTACGGACAAGGGAATGATCGAGCTTGAGATCGAATGTATGAAATGGCATGAAAGCCGGGTCCACCTACGTATCACTATTTCGGATACAGGTGAAGGCATCGAACAAGGAAAACTGGATTCCATTTTTGACTCCTTCGAGCAGATCAAGGGTAACAAGTACAGGAAGGGACAGGGCGGAAGCGGTCTTGGATTGAGCATATCCAAGCGACTCACCGAATTGATGGGTGGTTCCATACTGGTTGAAAGCACGCCGGGACAAGGCTCCCGCTTCATACTCGATTTCAACTCCCTCGAATTCGTGCAGGACCGCCAGGAGTCAAACAGCAAACGGGTTCCCAGAACGAGTCCCTCTCCCTTCCCCCCTGTCAACCTCGACGATACGCTTCATGCCCTGAAGAAATCGCTCTACGAGTGCATGAACACGGACAACTGCAGTTACACCGACAAGAAGGTATTCTTTCACATCTGTGAACGTACCTTGATGCCGGGACTCAAAATCCTGGACCTCGAGCGCATGGAACGGGCAGGCTCCGAAATACAGGGCCTCAACCTGAGCCTCCGGCACTCCTGTCTCGATCAGCTCATCGAGGAGATCCATGCCTGTGGTGAAGAGCTACGAGTCGAACGCAGCCGGGCACTTCGGGAAATGCTGATCCAGCTGATTCAGGAATACGACGCCGGCTAA
- a CDS encoding ATP-binding response regulator — MKEFSRQPDNVRILVVDDQPQNLAIVGEILKRDGLKFFFATNGEEAIQAAKEEQPGLILLDVMMPGSDGFTVCRQLKADKTTSGIPIIFLTAKSETVDTVNGLSAGGVDYIRKPVNQEELLARVHTHLDLFIARKNLEKLYHKKTELLRTLAHDIKNPAGAIEGLAQELIYDLNHGEFDVAECLSLLELMASSAKGMLDLVKEILDEERSEHSGSAFLNDGPVDVAEVLGQLVQLNTVMAQKRSIQLRLVRHIDVNLGVSRRVLSEIFDNIINNAVKYSAASSLVEVHLMPSASGPKALRIEVRDQAPVISEDERYRLFQEFSRGSDHGHDGSSSASHGIGLSIVKRLVKLLQGEVGALPRPDAMGNIFYVELPRG, encoded by the coding sequence ATGAAGGAGTTTTCCCGCCAGCCCGACAATGTACGTATCCTGGTTGTAGATGATCAGCCACAGAACCTCGCTATTGTCGGCGAGATCCTCAAGCGGGACGGCTTGAAATTTTTCTTTGCGACCAATGGGGAGGAAGCGATTCAAGCCGCCAAGGAAGAACAACCGGGCTTGATCCTCCTGGATGTGATGATGCCCGGATCGGATGGTTTCACTGTCTGCCGGCAACTGAAAGCGGATAAGACCACATCCGGCATCCCGATTATCTTCCTTACCGCAAAATCGGAAACGGTGGATACGGTCAATGGATTGTCCGCAGGAGGAGTCGATTACATCCGCAAGCCGGTCAACCAGGAAGAGCTGCTGGCTCGGGTGCACACCCACCTCGACCTCTTCATTGCCCGCAAAAACCTGGAGAAGCTCTATCATAAGAAAACCGAGTTGCTGCGGACACTTGCCCACGACATCAAGAACCCGGCCGGTGCGATCGAAGGCCTCGCCCAGGAGTTGATCTACGATTTGAACCATGGCGAGTTCGACGTGGCGGAATGCCTTTCCCTGCTTGAATTGATGGCGTCCTCCGCCAAAGGCATGCTGGATCTGGTGAAAGAGATACTGGATGAGGAAAGATCCGAACACTCTGGCTCCGCATTTCTCAATGACGGTCCGGTCGACGTCGCCGAAGTCCTTGGTCAACTCGTGCAACTCAACACTGTCATGGCCCAAAAACGCTCGATCCAACTCCGATTGGTCCGGCACATCGATGTCAATTTAGGGGTGAGCCGCCGCGTACTCTCAGAAATATTTGATAATATCATTAACAACGCGGTGAAGTATTCCGCAGCGTCCAGCCTGGTCGAGGTACACCTTATGCCGTCGGCCAGCGGACCAAAGGCGCTTCGCATTGAGGTGCGCGACCAGGCACCCGTCATCTCGGAAGATGAACGTTACCGCCTCTTTCAGGAGTTTTCACGCGGTTCCGATCATGGACACGATGGTTCCAGCTCGGCCTCACACGGTATCGGGCTCTCCATTGTCAAACGACTGGTCAAGCTCCTGCAGGGAGAAGTGGGCGCTCTGCCTCGGCCGGATGCGATGGGAAATATTTTTTATGTGGAGCTACCACGCGGATAA
- the gndA gene encoding NADP-dependent phosphogluconate dehydrogenase, with the protein MSEAVSEIGLIGLAVMGQNLALNIADHGFKISVYNRTTSKMEEFVAANPDTPGGLVGCETLEGFVASLKRPRKVIILVQAGAATDKVIEGLIPLMEEGDIIIDGGNAKWDDTIRREKELTAKGLRFIGSGVSGGEEGARFGPSLMPGGTEEAWQYLKPVWEAIAAKVDPDTGKPLEGAEPGKPVEGGFSCTTYIGPDGAGHYVKMVHNGIEYGDMQMICEAYDLMQNVLGLTPSEMGDIFGEWNKGDLDSFLIEITADILKQADPVTGKPFVDIVLDTAGQKGTGKWTSVNALDMGTPAPTVAEAVFARCLSAVKEERVAAETILTGPDAPEFTGDKTEMVEAIRQALYCSKICSYAQGFQLMREAQKEYNWTLDFGKIAQIFRGGCIIRAAFLQKITEAYARDPELANLLLDPYFKGAIDACQASWRKVVALAAQYGVSIPTFSSALSYYDGYRTARLPQNLLQAQRDYFGAHTYERVDQPRGQFYHIDWPKPDRPQIEA; encoded by the coding sequence ATGTCTGAAGCAGTCTCAGAAATCGGCCTTATTGGCCTCGCCGTCATGGGCCAGAACCTGGCTCTCAACATTGCCGACCACGGCTTCAAAATTTCGGTTTACAACCGCACGACCTCCAAGATGGAGGAATTCGTTGCCGCCAATCCGGACACACCCGGCGGCCTGGTCGGCTGTGAAACCCTCGAAGGTTTCGTCGCCTCCCTCAAGCGCCCGCGCAAGGTGATCATCCTCGTCCAGGCCGGTGCCGCCACCGACAAGGTGATTGAAGGCCTCATCCCGCTCATGGAAGAAGGTGACATCATCATTGACGGCGGTAACGCCAAGTGGGACGACACCATCCGCCGCGAGAAGGAACTGACCGCCAAAGGCCTGCGCTTCATCGGTTCCGGTGTTTCCGGTGGTGAAGAAGGTGCCCGTTTTGGTCCCTCCCTCATGCCCGGTGGTACCGAAGAAGCCTGGCAATATCTCAAGCCGGTCTGGGAAGCGATCGCCGCCAAGGTCGATCCGGACACCGGTAAGCCGCTCGAAGGCGCCGAGCCGGGCAAGCCGGTCGAAGGCGGTTTCAGCTGCACTACCTATATCGGTCCCGACGGTGCCGGCCACTATGTCAAGATGGTCCACAACGGCATCGAATACGGCGACATGCAAATGATCTGCGAGGCCTACGACCTTATGCAAAACGTGCTCGGCCTCACCCCGAGCGAGATGGGTGATATCTTTGGCGAATGGAACAAGGGCGACCTCGACTCCTTCCTCATCGAGATCACTGCTGACATCCTCAAGCAAGCCGACCCGGTCACCGGCAAGCCCTTTGTCGACATCGTCCTGGACACCGCCGGCCAGAAAGGCACCGGTAAATGGACCTCGGTCAACGCACTCGACATGGGCACTCCGGCACCGACCGTGGCCGAGGCCGTCTTCGCCCGCTGCCTCTCTGCAGTGAAGGAAGAGCGTGTCGCCGCCGAGACGATCCTGACCGGCCCGGACGCACCCGAGTTCACCGGCGACAAGACCGAGATGGTCGAAGCCATCCGTCAGGCGCTCTACTGCTCGAAGATCTGCTCCTACGCCCAGGGCTTCCAGCTCATGCGCGAAGCACAGAAGGAATACAACTGGACGCTGGACTTCGGCAAGATCGCTCAGATCTTCCGCGGCGGCTGCATCATCCGCGCCGCCTTCCTGCAGAAGATCACCGAGGCCTATGCCCGCGATCCGGAACTCGCCAACTTGCTCCTCGATCCCTATTTCAAGGGCGCAATCGACGCCTGCCAAGCCAGCTGGCGCAAAGTCGTCGCTCTGGCCGCCCAATACGGCGTCTCGATCCCGACCTTCAGCTCGGCCCTCTCCTACTACGACGGCTACCGCACCGCACGTCTCCCGCAAAACCTGCTTCAGGCCCAGCGCGACTACTTCGGTGCCCATACCTACGAACGCGTCGATCAACCCCGCGGCCAATTCTACCATATCGACTGGCCCAAGCCCGATCGCCCGCAAATCGAAGCTTAA
- the nikR gene encoding nickel-responsive transcriptional regulator NikR yields the protein MDKKVPKTTAQRISISLPAKLATELDAMIERRGFHNRSQAIAEMIEQHLTENRQENEEAVMAGTITLIYDAAKPGLLEKLANIEREHIEECISSQHILLEGNFILEVVLVQGPVQKLRHITDRMLTCKGVNSGKLTLTSKIIPQVHRPL from the coding sequence ATGGATAAAAAAGTACCAAAAACCACAGCACAGCGGATCAGCATCTCGCTTCCGGCGAAGCTTGCCACCGAGCTTGATGCCATGATCGAACGCCGGGGGTTTCACAACCGTTCCCAGGCAATTGCCGAAATGATCGAGCAACACCTGACCGAGAACCGGCAGGAAAACGAGGAAGCCGTCATGGCGGGTACCATCACCCTGATCTATGATGCCGCCAAGCCGGGCTTGCTGGAGAAACTGGCCAATATCGAGCGCGAACACATCGAAGAATGCATCAGCAGCCAGCACATCCTGCTCGAAGGTAACTTTATCCTCGAAGTTGTCCTTGTACAGGGCCCGGTCCAGAAGCTGCGCCATATTACGGACCGCATGCTCACCTGCAAGGGGGTCAACAGCGGCAAGCTCACGCTGACCAGCAAGATTATTCCCCAAGTTCACAGACCGCTCTGA
- a CDS encoding ABC transporter substrate-binding protein gives MFKFKSLARSTKRTLLGALALCAANALPAEPLKIAYSDWPGWVAWQIGIDKGWFEEEGVEVEFYWMDYVASMDAYVAGTVDAVTMTNGDALVTGGTGKPSVGIIINDYSNGNDMIVAAPGIETLADLKGKKIGLEEGFVEHLLLLKGAELAGIDPSAFIIVNTPTNETPQVLKSGAVDAIGAWQPNSGQALKAVPGSKPVLTTADAPGIVYDLLSVDPESLETRRADWEKVVKVWYRIVSFIKDEENIDEALAILASRVEISPEEYEPFFQGTYILSLDEALKIWEKGDGLGSVYGSNVIADDFNVSQGVYEENLKTEQYLDPSLTKEYAESVK, from the coding sequence ATGTTCAAGTTCAAGTCACTTGCCCGTTCTACGAAACGGACCCTCCTCGGTGCGCTGGCCCTTTGTGCCGCCAATGCACTTCCCGCGGAACCCCTCAAGATCGCATACAGCGACTGGCCCGGATGGGTCGCATGGCAGATCGGTATCGATAAAGGCTGGTTTGAGGAAGAAGGCGTCGAAGTTGAATTCTACTGGATGGACTATGTGGCGTCGATGGACGCCTATGTAGCCGGTACGGTGGACGCTGTGACAATGACCAATGGTGACGCGCTTGTCACCGGCGGCACCGGCAAGCCTTCCGTCGGGATCATCATCAACGACTACTCGAACGGGAACGATATGATCGTGGCCGCTCCGGGGATCGAGACGCTGGCCGACCTGAAGGGTAAGAAGATCGGACTGGAAGAAGGCTTCGTCGAGCACCTTCTCCTTCTGAAGGGCGCTGAACTCGCCGGGATCGATCCTTCCGCGTTCATCATTGTCAACACACCGACCAATGAGACTCCGCAAGTGCTCAAGTCCGGTGCAGTCGATGCGATCGGCGCCTGGCAGCCGAACTCCGGCCAAGCCCTCAAGGCGGTTCCGGGTTCCAAGCCGGTCCTGACCACTGCCGACGCACCCGGTATCGTCTATGACCTTCTGTCCGTGGATCCGGAAAGTCTGGAAACACGTCGTGCAGACTGGGAAAAAGTCGTCAAGGTCTGGTATCGCATCGTCAGCTTCATCAAGGATGAGGAAAATATCGACGAAGCGCTGGCCATTCTGGCATCCCGCGTGGAAATTTCTCCTGAAGAATACGAACCCTTTTTCCAAGGCACTTACATCCTGAGTCTGGATGAAGCCCTCAAGATCTGGGAAAAGGGTGATGGCCTGGGGTCTGTTTACGGTTCCAACGTCATCGCCGATGATTTCAACGTGTCACAGGGTGTCTACGAGGAAAACCTCAAGACAGAGCAATACCTCGATCCCAGCCTGACCAAGGAATACGCTGAATCGGTGAAGTAA
- a CDS encoding ABC transporter permease — protein MPSNTKKIKVPRPWFAVRKELGAKRRLLLTVCSFIMPLLTWSIVSYTPFIWHPDIKLQISADREGVTTVFTAGDHLSREYYPGFVQDVEAENAALRQAREAGEIENGGFRTRRANTKILRHMAAVAISNGWLSRAEAEDDSKLYEIWKEVAEGSLSGNQPKLSEANLAVIKRNWAIMSARSETFNAKLLPEEPLEKLIPQGRPANPVYLPAPHEVVLKGWQDFTREPDGDKPSMFTRYKHSLRIVFLGFLFSCLFGVPLGVLCGTFDFFSKLFEPFIDFFRYMPAPAFSTLLVAIFLAHDAPKIALVFVGTFFQMVLVVSNTTRQLDESLLEAAQTLGAKKLTMIRRVILPGITPNLFNDMRILLGWSWTWLVIAELIGVKSGLTEFIETQGRWRNFDSVFPVIILIGVTGFVTDQILSSLRKYFFPWTPESSDKKHGPIGRFTFWMLDRDVYVKTEPRKASK, from the coding sequence ATGCCTTCGAATACAAAAAAGATTAAAGTTCCACGTCCCTGGTTTGCGGTGCGCAAGGAGCTCGGAGCCAAACGCCGGCTCTTGCTGACGGTCTGTTCTTTCATCATGCCGCTGCTGACATGGTCGATCGTCAGTTACACGCCGTTTATCTGGCATCCGGATATCAAGCTGCAGATTTCTGCGGACCGCGAAGGCGTGACCACTGTGTTTACGGCGGGCGACCACCTATCGCGGGAATATTATCCGGGCTTTGTGCAGGATGTGGAAGCGGAGAATGCGGCCCTGCGTCAGGCACGTGAGGCGGGCGAGATTGAAAATGGAGGCTTCCGCACACGTCGGGCCAATACCAAGATACTGCGTCACATGGCCGCGGTTGCGATTTCCAATGGCTGGCTCAGCCGGGCCGAAGCTGAGGACGATTCCAAACTCTATGAGATTTGGAAAGAGGTCGCCGAGGGAAGCTTGAGCGGCAATCAGCCCAAACTCAGCGAAGCCAATCTTGCTGTCATAAAGCGCAATTGGGCGATCATGTCAGCCCGGAGCGAAACCTTTAACGCAAAGCTCTTACCGGAAGAGCCACTCGAAAAGCTCATTCCCCAAGGGCGTCCAGCAAATCCGGTTTACTTGCCGGCTCCACATGAAGTGGTGCTCAAGGGCTGGCAGGATTTCACCCGTGAACCGGATGGCGACAAGCCGTCGATGTTCACGCGTTACAAGCACTCGCTGCGAATCGTCTTTCTCGGCTTCCTCTTTTCCTGTCTTTTCGGTGTGCCGCTCGGCGTGCTTTGCGGGACTTTTGATTTTTTCTCCAAGTTGTTCGAGCCCTTCATTGACTTCTTCCGCTACATGCCGGCACCGGCCTTCAGCACGCTCCTGGTGGCGATTTTCCTCGCCCATGACGCACCCAAGATCGCCCTGGTCTTTGTCGGCACCTTTTTCCAGATGGTGCTGGTGGTCTCCAATACCACGCGGCAGCTCGACGAATCGCTCCTTGAAGCGGCGCAGACACTGGGGGCAAAGAAACTGACCATGATCCGGCGGGTCATTCTCCCGGGTATCACGCCGAACCTTTTCAACGATATGCGGATTCTGCTGGGCTGGTCCTGGACCTGGCTGGTGATTGCCGAGCTCATCGGTGTGAAGAGCGGTTTGACCGAGTTCATTGAAACCCAAGGCCGCTGGCGTAACTTCGATAGTGTATTTCCGGTCATTATTCTGATCGGTGTCACGGGCTTTGTGACCGACCAGATTCTGTCCTCCTTACGTAAGTATTTCTTCCCCTGGACACCGGAGTCCTCCGACAAGAAGCACGGCCCGATCGGGCGTTTCACCTTCTGGATGCTGGACCGTGATGTCTATGTAAAAACCGAACCTAGAAAGGCTTCCAAATGA
- a CDS encoding ABC transporter ATP-binding protein — protein MTQIDLPDYHLQSEAVASRFAAIRRRSVKLSVENLSKTFSTTKGDVHVLKDVSFKVHRREFISVIGPSGCGKSTLIRMLAGLEYPTGGRFLLEGKEVSGPGADRGMVFQGYTLFPWLTVKKNVMFGLEVNGRSGSSVEQEAMQWIELVGLGKFAEAYPSQLSGGMKQRVAIARALANQPQILFMDEPFGALDAQTRSQMQAYLLQIWKNVDVTIMFVTHDLDEAIYLSDRILVLKANPGEIQEFIEVPVPRPRSPEQFISPEFLAVKQRLEELIHPQKETTMEKLPIVRMTDAGDNVE, from the coding sequence ATGACACAGATCGATTTACCCGATTATCATCTGCAAAGTGAAGCTGTCGCGTCGCGTTTCGCAGCCATCCGTCGGCGGTCGGTCAAGCTGAGCGTGGAAAACCTGAGCAAGACTTTCTCGACCACGAAGGGGGATGTGCACGTCCTCAAGGATGTCAGTTTCAAGGTGCACCGGCGTGAGTTCATCTCCGTCATCGGGCCGTCCGGATGTGGCAAATCGACACTCATCCGGATGCTGGCCGGTCTGGAATACCCGACCGGTGGGCGTTTCCTGCTCGAGGGTAAGGAAGTCAGCGGCCCCGGTGCGGACCGTGGCATGGTATTCCAAGGTTATACGCTTTTCCCTTGGCTGACGGTGAAGAAGAATGTCATGTTCGGTCTCGAAGTGAACGGCCGTTCGGGCTCTTCCGTGGAACAGGAAGCCATGCAATGGATCGAGCTCGTCGGGCTGGGCAAGTTCGCCGAAGCCTACCCGAGCCAGCTATCGGGCGGGATGAAGCAACGCGTGGCCATCGCGCGCGCCCTTGCGAACCAGCCGCAGATTCTCTTCATGGACGAGCCCTTCGGTGCGCTGGATGCCCAGACGCGATCCCAAATGCAGGCCTACCTGCTGCAGATCTGGAAGAACGTGGATGTGACGATCATGTTCGTGACCCACGACCTCGACGAGGCGATTTATCTCTCCGACCGCATCCTCGTCTTGAAGGCGAATCCAGGCGAGATACAGGAGTTCATCGAGGTGCCGGTCCCGCGTCCGCGCAGCCCCGAGCAGTTCATTTCACCGGAATTTCTGGCGGTTAAACAACGTCTGGAGGAACTCATCCACCCGCAAAAGGAAACCACGATGGAGAAGCTGCCGATCGTCCGCATGACGGATGCCGGCGACAATGTCGAGTAG
- a CDS encoding creatininase family protein, with product MTDTKHSQWEAMTWPEILECIGDGCDAAILPLGATEQHGPHLGTGMDSVLADKLCREVGGKTGVPVLPVLSYGCSIGHSHRWPGTVALSPTTMIAVLCDMGDWLYQAGIRRLFLVNSHVGNAASVRCALDTLRCRYDDLMVAGWNTGTLTPVIEAAFTTDGEDWHANAAETSLMMAVAPEMVREDKLAESDDPDRTGDCVFSHPVNRTSTNGVTGKPSEASVFGGQRLFEHLVNALVSRVEHGLRETPPLDASYFKRI from the coding sequence ATGACGGATACAAAGCACAGTCAATGGGAGGCCATGACCTGGCCGGAAATCCTCGAGTGCATCGGGGACGGCTGTGACGCCGCCATCCTCCCGCTCGGCGCGACCGAGCAGCACGGTCCGCATCTCGGCACCGGGATGGACAGTGTGCTGGCGGACAAGCTCTGCCGGGAAGTCGGCGGCAAGACGGGAGTGCCGGTCCTGCCTGTGCTCAGCTACGGTTGTTCCATCGGACATTCGCATCGCTGGCCGGGCACGGTCGCGCTGTCGCCGACGACCATGATCGCGGTGCTCTGTGACATGGGTGACTGGCTCTACCAGGCGGGGATCCGCCGCTTGTTCCTGGTTAATTCACATGTGGGGAATGCGGCATCGGTGCGATGCGCCCTGGATACATTGCGCTGCCGCTATGACGACCTAATGGTGGCCGGCTGGAATACGGGTACACTCACACCGGTGATCGAGGCCGCTTTCACAACCGATGGTGAGGATTGGCATGCCAATGCCGCCGAAACCAGTCTGATGATGGCGGTGGCACCGGAGATGGTCCGCGAGGACAAGCTCGCCGAATCGGATGACCCGGACCGTACGGGCGACTGTGTGTTCAGCCATCCGGTCAACCGCACGAGCACGAACGGGGTGACGGGCAAGCCCAGCGAGGCTTCCGTATTCGGCGGCCAGCGCCTGTTCGAGCATTTGGTCAACGCGCTTGTTTCCCGTGTCGAGCACGGTCTCCGCGAAACCCCGCCCCTGGACGCCTCCTATTTTAAACGTATTTAA